The sequence ACCCGCCCCCTCCCTCCCCGTCTTGCAGTTTCCAGGCATGCAGCAAACTGCATTGTTAATACATGTACAGAATCTGTGCCATGATGAGAAGAAAGAAAGCCACAAATGACAAATGTCAACTTGTTTCCCCCCTCCctttaaaacaaaactacaactaaaaaaaaaaaaatagttactgaaaataaaaagacacattgAATTTTACTTAATTAGGATCCATACAATGATCCCCGGTATACCTTATACATGGCACAGTCAAAGTCTCAAGTTTCAgtataaaaaaataatgataacattTGCTGGCAAAAGTCTGCGAAGGCACTTCATTGATTAATGATCTGAGTATGGCCCTTCCTCCAAATCACATCTGAGAGGGGAGAGCATACATCTGTATTCTCTAGTTATCATGCGGTTTCAGTTTTGTTCAGGGTAGGGAAGATCGTGAGGATGGAGTTATTGGGACAAGTGTAAAGGGAGCAAgggatatatttcttttatattccttttcttttgggggaaaaaaaaagcactaatatattttcttctctctgttagAACCTATATGTTGTCTTCTCCAGGACTTCGAGGTAATCCGGCTTGGTTTGAAGTTTGGCCCTTAACTCGAGGTAATCACTTTTTTGGGTTTGGTGGTCTGTGAAGCCCTTTCCAGCCGAGAAGAGAAGGGTTTCTTTGAGCCTGGCGTCCTGCTGTAAGTCTGGGTATTGCATGCCAGGAGGATGCACGTGCAGTTCCTTTAATTTGGGCACTGTTCCATAGAGACAGTCCACAAATCCCACTGTGCAGGGGGCAGGCTGTGGCCTCTCTCGGTCTAGTAGCATACTGCCACCACCACAGCCTCCCCCGGGAGGAAACAGCACCACCCCACCATTTTTCTCATGGTGGCGGAACCCTGCCAAGTCTCCCCCAGTTCCCCCAACTACTCCTGAAACCCCACCAACTGCTGGGTGGTGAGGATGAGGGTGATGGTGATTCACCGTCACTATGGTGTTAAGCTGGGAGCTGGACACTGCCAGGGCCCACTCCTTCTCTTTTTCCAGCAAGGTCCGGTAGTTACTATGGTTCTCCTTGGGTGTCTCAGCAAACTGCTCACTTCCTAGGAGAGCCTCACCCATTCCCGGTGGTTGTGTCCCTGGACCCCCACGTTCTGCACTCCCTGCTTCTTGGGCTGATGAAacagccacctcctcctcctcacgAGGCTTGTAGATGGGGTTGTTGCACATTTGGGTAACTGGGTGGGGGATGTACTCATACACATGACCTACAGGAGGGGCCTTCTCTGGAGAGGAAAGAGTTGGTCGACCTCCACCCCCacttccaccaccaccacctccaccatcctCAAACAGCCGGTGGCATTGCATTTGGATGCCAGTAAGGTCCACACCTTCCTGCCGCTTGCTTCTGAAGGGCAGCTTCTTTCGACGCCTTCGGAGCACGTAGGCAAAGAGGCCTGCAGCAACAAAGACTGCTGAGAAAAACAGTACCAGAAGGCTGAGAATTAACACAGAAAGTGGCACAGGGCCCCCAGGAGGAGAAAACTCATAAGGTGATGCACTGGTTGGTGCCCCAATAAGGTGGGAATCTCCAGGCTGGGCTGGGGATGCTCCAGCTGGTGCAACGTGCAGCATCTCTGGGCAAAGAACTTCCAGCTCAATAGTGCGCACATCACGGTGCGTGAGGTTCTCAGGGCTCCTGCAAAGCACATCACCAACCACACTGACTGAGCTGATGGTTTCGATCCACTGTTTAAAGGGGACCAGGTCACAAGTGCAGTCCCAAGGATTCTCATTGAGGTCTATCTGGACAATGGCGTTCAAGTGTTCCAGGACACCAGCCACGGGAAGATAGAGGAAGTAGTTCTTCCTCAGGTTGAGCCGGGCCAGGGATGTGCCTGCAAAAGCATCCGTTGGCAGGGTCCTCAGCAAGTTATTATTGAGGAATAGCAGCTTCAAGTTGGGCATGAGGCTGAAGGCTGCAGGCTGGATTTCCCGGATGACATTGAACTCAAAGTATAAGTAGTGCAAACTCTGTAGGCCTCGGAACATGCCTGGTGTCAGCTTCTCTATATCGTTGCCATTAAGAAAGAGGCTTTTTAAGTTGGGCAAGTTGATAAAGGCCCCATCTTGGACATAGGAAATACGATTGTTCCCCAGATGCAAGAGATCCAAGgaagaaaaattccaaaaatcagaacGGTATATTTTCTGAATCAGATTGCTACTCAGATACAGTTTCTTGGCATTCAAGGGCCTTGGAAGAAGTTCAGAAATGTTATTAAATCCTCGCTCTTTACAGTTGACAGTCAAGCCAAGGTCATTGATGTGCAAATTACAGGTACACCCAGTGGGGCATATAATGGGGATTGGTGGTCTGGTCTGATAAGGAGCAATGGGAGGCTGGTTTGGACCAGGATATaaagcttgggaggtggagggtggccTTGGTGTTCGAGGCTGTTTGGTGGGCTTAGGCTGTTTATTTGAGGACTTGTATTCAACAGAAGAAGCAGTAAAATGGACAGAGGATAGCATTGAGGAAGGCTTAGTTGGCCATGCATTCTCCTTACTTGATGACAAATGTGGAATTCCCAAACTAGCCTCTACCTCAGAGTCAGACAACAAAGGACAGAGTTCTGTCTTCTTGATTTCTCGTAGGTCCTTTCCATGGAAATGGAAAGGGGTCTCACAGGTAATGTCTCCCACCAGGGCAGTATAAGGAATGCGTTCCAGCCAACTCTTCAGTTGTACAATTTCACATGTACAGTTCCAAGGGTTTTCTTCCAGCTGGAGTTCCATCAGGCTTCTGCCAATGTGATCTAGCATTCCTCGGTAAAAAAGAACCTTTAACCTATTTCCACGTAGGTCCAAATGGGTTAAAGAGACAGCCTTAAATAAATTGGTCGGAAGCATGGGGATGAGATTATCATTTAAAATCAGAACCCTCAATTTACTTAGGTTCCGAAATGCCCCACTCTCAATACGTTTAATGACATTGTAATCTGCCTGCAGATATTCTAGACTTTCCAAGCCAAGGAAGGTGTCATTTCTGAAGACATCCAGTTTGTTTTCATGTAGATATAGTCTCTTTAAAATCTTAAGACCATTGAAAGCTCCAGTCTGAATGTCCTGCAATGCATTGTTCCCAAGATTAATAGACACAGCATTATTCAAATGAAGAAAACTGTTGGTGTATAATTTCCTCATAGAATTCCTCTGCAGATACAGTTTAAAAGGTCTTGACCAGAATTCGGTAATCTGACTAATATTTGTAAATCCTTTACTGTCACAATGTATATGAAAGAGGCTTTCT is a genomic window of Macaca mulatta isolate MMU2019108-1 chromosome 2, T2T-MMU8v2.0, whole genome shotgun sequence containing:
- the SLITRK3 gene encoding SLIT and NTRK-like protein 3, with the protein product MKPSIAEMLHRGRMLWIILLSTIALGWTTPIPLIEDSEEIDEPCFDPCYCEVKESLFHIHCDSKGFTNISQITEFWSRPFKLYLQRNSMRKLYTNSFLHLNNAVSINLGNNALQDIQTGAFNGLKILKRLYLHENKLDVFRNDTFLGLESLEYLQADYNVIKRIESGAFRNLSKLRVLILNDNLIPMLPTNLFKAVSLTHLDLRGNRLKVLFYRGMLDHIGRSLMELQLEENPWNCTCEIVQLKSWLERIPYTALVGDITCETPFHFHGKDLREIKKTELCPLLSDSEVEASLGIPHLSSSKENAWPTKPSSMLSSVHFTASSVEYKSSNKQPKPTKQPRTPRPPSTSQALYPGPNQPPIAPYQTRPPIPIICPTGCTCNLHINDLGLTVNCKERGFNNISELLPRPLNAKKLYLSSNLIQKIYRSDFWNFSSLDLLHLGNNRISYVQDGAFINLPNLKSLFLNGNDIEKLTPGMFRGLQSLHYLYFEFNVIREIQPAAFSLMPNLKLLFLNNNLLRTLPTDAFAGTSLARLNLRKNYFLYLPVAGVLEHLNAIVQIDLNENPWDCTCDLVPFKQWIETISSVSVVGDVLCRSPENLTHRDVRTIELEVLCPEMLHVAPAGASPAQPGDSHLIGAPTSASPYEFSPPGGPVPLSVLILSLLVLFFSAVFVAAGLFAYVLRRRRKKLPFRSKRQEGVDLTGIQMQCHRLFEDGGGGGGGSGGGGRPTLSSPEKAPPVGHVYEYIPHPVTQMCNNPIYKPREEEEVAVSSAQEAGSAERGGPGTQPPGMGEALLGSEQFAETPKENHSNYRTLLEKEKEWALAVSSSQLNTIVTVNHHHPHPHHPAVGGVSGVVGGTGGDLAGFRHHEKNGGVVLFPPGGGCGGGSMLLDRERPQPAPCTVGFVDCLYGTVPKLKELHVHPPGMQYPDLQQDARLKETLLFSAGKGFTDHQTQKSDYLELRAKLQTKPDYLEVLEKTTYRF